A section of the Oryzias latipes chromosome 8, ASM223467v1 genome encodes:
- the LOC101169113 gene encoding rho GTPase-activating protein 44 isoform X3 — MKKQFNRMRQLANQTVGRAEKTEVLSEDLLQVEKRLDLVKQVTHSTHKKLTACLQGQQGTETEKKSVKSPSKKLPLTMLAQCMEEGAAVLGDDSLLGKMLKLCGETEEKLAQELLQFEVQIERDVVEPLYVLAEVDIPNIQKQRKHLAKLVLDMDSARTRYQQSSKSSSHPSTLQPGAKSESLREEMEEAANRMEICRDQLSADMYNFVAKEIDYANYFQTLIEMQVEYHKKSLEILHGVLPQIKAHQEAWVEKPSFGKSLEEHLNISGREIAFPIEACVTMLLECGMQEEGLFRVAPSASKLKKLKASLDCGVIDVQEYSSDPHAIAGALKSYLRELPEPLMTTELYDEWIQASNIQDMDKRLQALMGVCEKLPTDNLNNFRYLIKFLAKLSDYQDSNKMTPGNVAIVLGPNLLWTHTEPNMTEMMTTVSLQIVGIVEPIIQHADWFFPGEIEFNLTGSYGSPIHTNHNSNYSSMPSPDMEQSDRKQQHDQSRRPLSVATDNMMLEFYKKDGIRKIQSMGVRVMDTTWVSRKGSSTLTRKPSSTPPGMQGPGSPADTLIPEQPGELTISPSATPPPAERLCSDNMSPNRLDTFHAHPPCGEDRPPPPYPSSTCHSGPHHFYPKPPPCTRPVAPGPESQPPASPPPPLRWSGFTPPAPPPSSSSSSSSSSLDINSNPKPSCLHFTKHTAPGEVSHAPPPDTNASPLYVKTPLVLTRHDQTLGNPPSLPSSVPPPPPWAACPCARERGPPRLTSTLKSKELSPVIGHKPIQVPGPVAPPSCSPQSSSQSPLSTEHSPHTLRKGSKKLAPAPPKVPYGQSGGMSDQSTSQPSPVSLSPTPPSTPSPYGLTCPPGQVPPSSPGQTPLGALHSLSSPPSLTGTLTKSRPAPKPRQRPSLPPPQPPTVPPGMPGMATSAVSQPLEQGLLDGLSPGESMSTAV; from the exons ATGAAGAAGCAATTCAACCGGATGCGACAGCTCGCCAACCAAACGGTTGGAAG GGCAGAAAAGACAGAGGTGCTGAGTGAAGATCTTCTTCAG GTGGAGAAGCGTTTGGATCTGGTCAAACAGGTGACTCACAGCACCCACAAGAAGCTCACCGCCTGCTTGCAGGGTCAGCAGGGGACTGAAACTGAAAAGAAATCTGTCAAGTCACCTTCG aaaaaactgcCGCTCACAATGTTGGCACAGTGCATGGAGGAGGGAGCAGCAGTGTTGGGGGATGACTCTCTCCtggg aaagatGCTGAAGCTGTGTGGGGAGACAGAAGAGAAGCTGGCTCAGGAGCTCCTTCAGTTTGAGGTGCAGATAGAAAGAGATGTGGTGGAGCCTCTCTATGTGCTTGCTGAG GTCGACATCCCCAATAtacaaaagcagagaaaacatTTGGCCAAACTAGTTTTAGACATGGACTCGGCTCGGACAAG ATATCAACAGTCATCAAAGTCATCCAGTCACCCAAGCACCTTACAGCCTGGTGCCAAGTCTGAGTCGCTGAGAGAAGAAATGGAGGAGGCAGCAAATCGGATGGAGATTTGTAGA GATCAATTGTCAGCAGATATGTACAACTTTGTGGCCAAAGAAATAGACTATGCAAACTACTTCCAGACA TTGATAGAAATGCAGGTGGAATATCACAAGAAGTCATTAGAAATTCTTCACGGTGTCTTGCCACAGATTAAGGCTCACCAAG aggCGTGGGTGGAGAAGCCATCATTTGGCAAGTCTTTGGAGGAACACCTGAATATTAGTGGGAGAGAGATTGCCTTTCCCATAGAAGCTTGTGTCACCATGTTGTTAGAGTGTGGCATGCAGGAGGAG GGTCTGTTCAGAGTGGCCCCGTCAGCCTCCAAGTTGAAGAAACTAAAAGCCTCCCTGGACTGTGGAGTTATTGATGTACAGGAGTACTCCTCCGACCCACATGCCATTGCAG GGGCTCTAAAATCATACCTCCGTGAGCTCCCCGAGCCTTTGATGACCACTGAACTTTATGATGAATGGATTCAGGCCTCCAA TATTCAAGATATGGACAAGAGACTACAAGCACTTATGGGAGTTTGTGAAAAACTTCCCACAGACAACCTGAACAATTTCAG ATACCTAATCAAATTTCTGGCCAAGCTGAGTGATTATCAAGACTCCAATAAGATGACTCCTGGGAACGTGGCCATTGTCCTTGGACCTAACCTGTTGTGGACCCACACTGAGCC GAACATGACAGAGATGATGACCACTGTCTCTCTGCAGATTGTTGGCATTGTAGAGCCTATCATTCAGCACGCTGACTGGTTCTTTCCAGGAG AGATTGAATTCAACTTGACAGGCAGCTACGGGAGTCCGATTCACACCAATCACAACTCCAACTACAGCTCCATGCCCTCACCAGACATGGAACAGTCTGACCGCAAACAGCAGCATGATCAGAGTCGTCGCCCGCTGAGCGTCGCTACTGACAACATGATGCTGGAGTTTTACAAGAAAGATGG CATTAGGAAGATTCAAAG TATGGGCGTCAGAGTTATGGATACCACATGGGTGTCTCGCAAAGGCTCGTCCACGCTGACACGCAAGCCTTCCTCCACCCCTCCAGGCATGCAGGGACCTGGCTCTCCAGCAGACACTCTCATCCCGGAGCAACCTGGAGAACTCACCATTTCTCCCTCTGCcacacctccacctgcagaaagGCTCTG CTCAGACAACATGTCGCCCAATCGGTTGGACACCTTTCATGCCCACCCACCCTGTGGGGAAGACCGCCCACCCCCACCTTACCCTTCCTCCACTTGCCACTCAGGCCCCCATCACTTCTACCCCAAACCCCCGCCATGCACTCGCCCTGTGGCCCCAGGCCCTGAGTCCCAGCCTCCcgcctcacccccacccccactgcGGTGGTCTGGCTTTACGCCCCCTGCCCCacctccttcttcctcctcctcttcctcctcctcatcacttGATATCAATTCAAATCCAAAACCCAGCTGTCTGCACTTTACAAAGCACACCGCACCTGGTGAGGTGTCACATGCCCCCCCACCAGACACAAACGCTTCACCGCTTTATGTCAAAACCCCCTTGGTACTGACACGCCATGACCAGACCCTGGGCAATCCACCTAGTCTCCCTTCGTCTGTGCCCCCGCCCCCACCATGGGCTGCCTGTCCATGTGCCCGAGAGAGAGGACCCCCCAGGCTGACTAG tacaCTGAAGAGTAAGGAACTTTCCCCTGTAATTGGACACAAACCCATTCAGGTTCCAGGTCCTGTAGCCCCTCCCAGCTGTAGTCCACAGAGCAGCAGCCAGTCCCCCCTCTCTACAGAGCACAGTCCACACACTCTGCGCAAAG GTTCTAAGAAATTGGCTCCTGCGCCACCCAAAGTCCCATACGGGCAGTCTGGAGGGATGTCCGACCAGTCCACCAGTCAGCCATCACCTGTTAGCCTTTCTCCAACACCTCCTAGCACACCCTCCCCTTATGGACTCACCTGTCCACCAGGGCAAGTACCCCCCTCCTCCCCTGGGCAGACTCCACTCGGGGCCCTCCACTCGCTTTCGTCCCCACCCTCTTTAACTGGAACGCTCACCAAGTCACGGCCAGCCCCAAAGCCCAGGCAAAGACCAAGCTTACCCCCTCCTCAGCCGCCCACAGTTCCCCCAGGGATGCCTGGCATGGCTACATCAGCAGTTTCTCAGCCTCTGGAGCAGGGCCTTCTGGATGGGCTTTCACCTGGAGAAAGCATGTCTACAG CTGTGTGA